ttagtaaaaaaattcatcaaagtaTATATANNNNNNNNNNttaaagtttattttatgttattttgaaCTTGTGTCTTCTCAAACAACTTTTCTTTAGCTAGAGTAGTTCAATAGCTACTTAAATTCCATCACTTAATTATCAAGTATATGTGATTTAAGATTGTATTCTATATCTAATTTGAAAGGTTGTAGATCCAATATTGATGGACCTTACTAGATTTAGtgaagtttaaaaaatattatatttgcatCCAATAATATATGGACCTTACTAGTTTTagtacatttttaaaaatgatatatttgctttccattttttattattataaaattcatattttactaAATATAATAAAGACCTGTTGATagactatttttttatagatcaACATTAGATATGAGTTTGGATGATCTCaatctatatatttttcaatctctctcaaatatctatttcttataattatatattttttcttctttttttttttctgtttggATATCATAAAGATTGTGCAtttaaagttttaaacaaataaaaaatcatttgatatatttttgagatacatcaaaataaatattttattacacataattaattttagtggatttcaataacatattaaattattttatatttatgtatatttttaaatgtataatctatatgatataaactttcaatttaataaacacaaatttaaaacaaaaacagtaaaatataaatgattaacAGAGATCGAGAAAGACTTGAATTGAGAGTATTCAAATTCTATTAAACAAccataatataatattaataatactattctaataaataaataaacgattatttatttttattttaatgagttCACCTagtaagacaaaaaaaatactttttatgaCATAGAATCTTATATTTTTTGGTGAATCAAAAAATGGAATCTTAAATTTGTGTCCGTACTTCTAACAACAcgttatctatttaaaaaatataataattgtagagatagaattttttttttttttttgcattagTAGAAATTgatagatagataaataaataccTTTCTTAGTTTATGAGTATCAATAACTGCTAATTTGAGAAAATCTTGCACTGTTTTGATTCCATGAGCAGCCATTTTTTTATGGAAAGCTCCATCTTTCCCAATCTTCTTTAGACGCCACACATCGTCTTCAAGCATTGGTGGGTGGTGTTTTTTGTACActtcatataaaattattacacaaTCTCAATAAGAATTAAAAGTTATATGatacatcaaataaataaagtcAAGTTAAGTTAAggaattttatttatctatataatGATTATTGATTAGAGATGAAATTAAATTGGTTCAACACTTGGTTAATTATTACTAGATCGATACATATTttacaaacttttttttttacaaatatattttacaaacttagataataaattaaaagtttaattgtatttttaatctctctatttttactCATTCGTGAAAttgatccccctattttaaaagtcgacagttttggtatcttcttattttttaactaaaaaatgatgatgtgagatgttttaaataatgtgacatatgataggATGACGTAAAATGATTAATACCtatgaaattagaataaaacatcgtaaaaatttagatttcaacttcagaaatttttcatatttttaatttaattaatgacatatgaatagaATTATATGTtacgtcattaaaaatatgtcaaatcgttatttttttaattcaaaaatatgtgagagagaccaaaactgtcgacttttaaaatagtgggaccaatttcgtaaattgataataatagacggaccaaaattacaattaaacttaaattaaaaatttatatcatataaatcattgttgtaataaaaaattaatctaatttttatatattattcgagtgcataaaaattattattgtttaataaaaGTGTATGCAATATTTTTTGGTACTAAAATGACATATTAAAACTTACATTCTCCGCGGTGATCCTTAACAACAAAAGCATCTGTGATGCCTTCTTGAATCCTAACACTTTGATTACTCCCATGATTGATGAGCTTGATAGCAACTCTAAATTTCCTACTCCTTATCCAACTAGAATTATCAGTGAATTCAATGTCACCAATTTGTGCAATTCCATCTCTCATAGTCAAGTTCAATTCTCCAGCAAGCAATGGTCTCTTCCCAAGTCTTTCCTTCACAATGTGTCTATTGAATTCATCAATAGTCCAATCCTCTTTTTCATTTAGTGCAAAATCACCATCAAGAACAACAATCTCTAGCTTTATAGGGTAAGGTAGACTTGTGGGGacaatttggtcattttttGATTTGTCAACTAGAATTATGTTGATTGGGTTACCATTAATGTCAAGCATTCTACTATTTGTGAAAATTGGGAGGGAAAGccttttgttgaatttgaattgTAAGGTTGATTGTTTATCTTTAATTGGTGCTTGGATTCTTAATGAAGGTGACCTATTAATGGAATGTGAAAAGCacttttttattgcttgatccaCCTCTTCTCTCACCTAATTAACCAAAGaaatcatataataaattaaactttcatgaaaaaaaaataagtagttACATCTATTAAACTAAACGTCtcacatttaatataatatagcACCAAAACGAATTTATAAGTAGGATAATTTTCatcttataaattatttttctaaagttgagttaaatcaaactcaaatttcaaaacattgaAATGAGAAATACCAAAGTTAAATTTGTAAACAAGtactatttaaattaatcaaaaaaagTTTCTTAATAATTAGTAAGGTTTTTGGGGTATGTCAAACTATTAATATTAGTGTGTGGAGATTATATATTTGAAGGTTATAATTTGACTAATTAATGATTTGACATAGATAGGAGTGtctttgtttataaaaatttaatcaaagaactaaattacattaatttaaaaaaaaacaaattattttttatatttgtgtgtaaataaattttaaattaatataaaaatttatatacatatatattatttgtttagtCCCATGTTATCATGTTATTGCTTTTCTTATCTATGACGAATTATCATACTAACCTCAAATATATGTATAAATGTGTCAATGGTATGGTTTAGATTTACTTACCACTCTTTTAATCAAAGGTTCCAAGACTGCTAAAGTGTTGGGCAAGTTTTGCACCATAAATGCCTTTCCTATTACACTATCAATAAGAATTCAACATAAATCATGCATGAATAAAATGAGTAAAAAATTTGAACCATAAATAGTAGAGAGTAGTACTACTTTAAAGATGACATATAAAaagaacataatttttttaaaaaagcacacttaaaaatgaagaaaatgagTAATAGCTTGAGGAGAATTAAAGAAAAAAGCTAGAAATTAAGTAGAATCAAGTTATGTAAATATCTATATAGTTGCTTACGAAGTTAAAGAAAGTCTCATTCGTTTTTCGTTTGAGTTATTTGGGTCTTGATCAGAATCATCATAAAGCCTTTTAGTAGCCATTTTTTACTCTAAAGAATTTTGGAGAAGAGAGTTTAAGGTGTTTTGGTGTGAGgttattttaattgtaattgtgatatgagaaattaaGATGCAAAAGGAGAGAAGAGAAGGTTGTATATAATTTGCTATTTATACCCAATAAATATGGACTTTAgaattcaaatacattttttaaattaaaatataaaagcaACTTGGAAGCTTCTTAGAATGTTGGAGGAAATATCGAAGCATATATAGCCCAAAATTGATTGTTGGATAATGTGCTTATCATATGGCATATGATGTAACGACTtttccaaaaagaaaaatatataacgACTTTTTTAGAATTAAggtgattaattttattttttttaatgagagGGGGAATTATTATTaagattaataatattaaaatgatcATTTTACTACTTtctcaaatcaaaaataaaaaagttatatagttaTATCATATAGTCATAAGAGACGAagagttcaaaatttatttttataatataataaaaagaaattgatgtttttattaaatatatttttaattgttttaaaattacaaCTTTTCAAGTTTAATTCCTAAAAaaagtttacttatttttaGTCTTGATTTTGAGGGCCTAAAAGttgagaattttttattaaaattttaaaaaaaatttaaaaactaaaatttagttttatttatttttaattattaaaattatattttctaaattattaaaaaaataatttttaagattagaatccaacttataaaatatttaaaactatgaTGGCCTTTTTGTTAGATGAACCCTATCAATGCTATGAAATAAGGTGAATTCTTTGAGTCAAACTTCTCTATGTTTCATGGAAGGATCGAATACGTGTAACGTGTTTCGGCAACTTTTTCACCAAGACTTTTAAACTTAAGATACAAAACAAGAAATTCActtgtaatttaaataaaaaaaaatttggaattcacatgtaatatgttaattttatggGTAGATGTTactaacatattttttatacatgAATGTTTTCACGTTGATATTTTTTTCGTTTTCTAAGTTAAATCAATTGtgttaaaaagttatttaaaataaataaatacatctaataatttgaaatggtacttaaagtatatataaatttgtcgtggcctaaaatttcgagtgtttctcgaattcaatagagtcgccaccaaaatttattttaaaatagggaaaatattgggaaacccttcaaatagtaaaaataaataaataaatgtggtatttgaaaccaaattttgagttcgggagagTCAATTATGAATAGGGAATGTactagcaccctacgacatccgttaaaatacggttacctataattaattgtgcaaaattaatattaacctaagtatatttatttttctttattattaaatatgaataacaattattactatatttaaaatatgattttgaaataaatatgtacttaacaaataaaggacaaaaaaaaagaaatttttatttatgtgcttgacaagaatgtgatcttgctcctacgtatctccaggtgcgatggagaaatcaaagctacgtagttcttggttaaaaatatacggatgtgttgagtgtgttttaaagaaaatatattttgtgataaaaaatgttttgacaaaaatagaaaaaaaataaaagagtttgatttgagcagatatattaaaatacgagttttaagacgatcaagttgtacaactcgtgtcccaaaactcaaggaataaagaagatgtcacatctaatttaatcctctaaaaaaaatattttgttattctcggtttttaaattgagtttcaaaactaccaagtagtacaacttgtgttttaacactcagagataaaaaagagttacatctaataaataggtcgattttagattagttcattaaaataaataaatgaatgaataaataaatagaataaaataaaataaataaagagaattttagaactatcaagttgtactacttgtgtcctaacaactcaaagattaaaaagagttacatctaatagataagttgattttagattagttcattaaaataaataaataaatgaataaatagaataaagtaaaatatataaatgaatgaatgaataaataaatgaataaatagaataaaataaataaataaataaataaataaataaagagagttttagaactatcaagttgtactacttgtgttctaacaactcaaagattaaaaagatatcacatctaattaattttaacataatatttatttgtattttttatgataaaattgatatttaattatgaaggAAATCAACcccttttcttaaaataaataataataataataataataataataataataataataaatatatagctAGATCAGTTAAAAATCAACATTGAATATTAAAGTTGAATAATGTAACTATACTAAGAAGTTACGAAATTAcccttatttataatttatgttagTCTAGGGATCTAATTGAAAGAACTGATTCATAAAGAAATTGAGAACTAAAACTTACAGCATGGTTACATATTGAAGTGTGCGGTACAAAAATCCCTCTCATAAAtgcatttatttaattcatttatactCTGTTTATTCTTACCAacaactaattatttatttatttattataatgcTTTTTGCGTACAAGCTGTAAAATAAAGACTGAACACCCTATCTAGACATAACTAGAGCATGctgtaaaaaaaaaggacagATTTCTTATGCTTGCACGTTATCTAAGCTGTAAAATAACTCAAAAGCAGCTTTTAAAACCACTCTTATAAcaagttaaaattataaagaagAATGGagtctattttttatttctttcatacTGCTACTGCTACTGTTATTCATTtcaaagattttgaaaaaaatgactAATCATGTTCTCTAGTCATTGTTGATTTATTCATCCACCCAAAATGTATTTCagcaaaaaaagaaattattgttAAAAGTGTGGGTATCTTTCTCCGAATAGAGATATATTTGGCGTCGGTGGTTGGTTTTTCGGCGACGGTGGCAACGGCAAGGACGACATTATCATAGGTTCAAATTTTTAGTCTTTGTTACGTTTCCCTCGTTATGTTATCTTAATATTTCctcttacaaataaaaaatctatatttaaaaaaaacgaaAGAGTGATTGCATTATGAAGGTAAAGAACAACGGAttcattgtaaaaaaaaaagtaaaaataccTTGCGTTTTCTGTTTGTTGCTTATTACTAGTATCCCTGATTTCTTCCTTtgtatgtgtgtttttttttgtaGAGTTAATctcagattcctcatttttaaacaaaatggggatgtatttatagagttttttatttgtttagttgctttctttgCCTGCATTGGTCCTTCTCCATCAATTTCCTGTTTGATGTTTTGatttctttgctcatcatctgcatttttctACACCTCCGATGCATTCATGGTTTtgacttatttgttttgatctCTTCTGTTGCTGAGCTTTAATTTGTcccttagtttattttttttttaaactctaaaatttgtctttttgttctgcacaatgtgtaccaagactgacttaaaaatttatgtttttatgtttctcaaaTTAGTTAAAACAGGAACAGATGTACCAATAAGCATGGCTTGTGCATCAATGGCAGTCATCATCAACATGGCAGTGTTTGGCAGTGAACAAAGTCAACATAGCATGGCTTgatctgatttaatttttactgtaatttaatttggctttatttttaaattgtaatttgattttattttagaattgtaaatagatttgaaattgtaaatttatgagacataatgaaaatatttattgtaattatttttatttccttttttaaatacatatttcctttttgatttatttttaaataaattgtacaaaattaaggtactacaaaattatttttacaaatgttgtttatgattaatttataattttattttgagtatataaattaagttattattaattaattaaaggcatattataatttttttgaagtatATTTGGAGGCATACTATTTTTCTTTATGAACgatatatgtcaaaattaacttttcacTCATTTAATAATCTCTTacagaataaatattttttttaaatagtcgTTTGATTGAAAGTTAATGTCATACTtacaaattttgacattaatcTATAatcatttatgattttattataatgTGTTAAGATTAATGATATATACAATTATACCATTCACATTAATCGTGACACATTAATtttgttcacataaaaaataattatagatcAATGACAATGTATATATGATTCTTATGATAGTAACATAAGCATATTTTAAATGTGAAAGTGTATAAAGTTGAAAACAATTAGTATAATTAAAGGTCATTTCCACGATGAttgaattttctaaataaatcacatttttctaaacaattacttgattgttgtataaataaaaagagaacaTTTTTTGGTTGACAATTAAAAGTAAGTTGGGGTTTAAAATTGCCGTTATGGATATAGTATACTTCTAATTTCGTTTACATATGTATTAGTATGTTATAACATGATGTAATATTTTTGGGACCGTTTAATCTTAAGGATTTTTCATCTCAATTATCATGATTTTTATTGGACTAATACTATTCCTAGGTTCATACTACAAATTCTGCCATACAACATTAATggctttaaatttttttatgaatttaaacGTTATTCCTAGACatttaatgtatatattttttcaaacatactaacttaatttgtattaaatcaaacatttccattttttccttttctaacCTCAAAATATTACGAATAAAACTTATGTGACCGGTTTAAGTTTCGAAAATTAGAGTGAAAATAATgtgtttaaaagaaaattaatcatacaCAACATACTAATAGGAAAActtctttataattttattaatcctTAACTACATAATGATTTAGCTCATATTGagcttaaaaatcaaaatacgaTTAAACATCAAGAAGAATTACAATAAGAGTTAATGAGGAAATGAAAATTACAAAGGAGGAAATGCAAGCCACAATGACTTTGACAAATTATGTTGGGTAATCAGCAGTAGTACAACCTCCTAATAGTTTCAAATCTTTACAAATTAGCTTTTATGGCTCCAAAAATGAGTTGATTGATGGATAATGGTAACATCATGAGAGACAAAGAATAAAGATTAGAGTTTGGTAGAGACATTGAAATTAGAGTCGACAATTTTTGTTTCCTTTCTTTATTACATTTGTCCTTAAATAAGACACAAATGtagtacattttttttcttcctttttatatttttctcatttttcaaataaagaTTCTTTTAACtcattattaaaaatgtaaggACACATTATTTTTTGCTAACATGTCTTTAAAACTGAGAACATAAATCCTTCCAACCATACCCACAATTCTTACACTCCTTTAGTACTCCCCAATAGTGTGCTAGAATGCTGCAACATCTAACAACTTACATTCAAATTCTTCATTAAATTGCTTCATGCACAAATACACAAAATCAAACATAAGATCAGCTTAAAAGATTATAATCTTCTAAGCATATGATTGGATTCTCATTACAACTCAAAGTCGCAATGAAAAATGAGAACCTACAAATGCTAGAGTTTTTTCTTGTCGTGTGTTCGATTAAAGGTAACCATAGTTTGaaagaatagtaaaaaaaagatatcaaatttaaataactaaaagatttaaattcatttttgatCCCTCAAGTTTTTCAATTGTGCAATTTTgttcctataatttttttttagtgattTTGATCCCTCAATTTTAcctcatttataaatttagagtctttttttctttttaacgtTACAAATAGATTTAGATTTGattgttggtccattttttaaaatcttaattttagacccattttcttttaaattttcttttttatcattgATATTATTTgtacataaaaaatgaaaagaaacaagAAAGGGAATGATAGTTCTTGTTTACGTCTCTACGAAAGTAAAGATCAAATTTATCTCCTCAAGTTATGTGTGTCACTATAAATagatttaattcaatttaatttaaaggTGGCAGGGGAGTTTAttcatgttaaaaaataaagaaaaatagataCACATTTAAATCGTAaatttgaaagaagaaagaGGATTGATTCATTCTCAccattctttctttttttgttttctaacACTTTTTTCCCTCACCTTTTTTTCTCTTCATGTTTATTTCTGTTTTGAGATCATTTTTGGGCCCAGGCccattttcttttttagtttcagcattaattattttcttgacaaaaaaaaaacattacttattttcttttgttcatTTATACTGCTTCATCGTtttcattataattaaattatttgattatttaacgtatattaaaaaaatatattaatgaaagagacaaaataatattaatactaaattattcttattaaatttaaatatattattaatattacaaaTGTATAGTAAAAATTATTCTTGTTATGATTTGAAATGAAGTTTTACCATTTACTTATTtatgtgttaaaaaaattacaatattcaTTGCTACCTACTTTATGTCAAAGGATATGAAAAACATTtgtaaatcaaaagaaaaagagttTTGAATTAAAGAACATAATTTATTTGGTTGAGCTCATAATCCTTTGTCGTCATTAATCcataaacaattattttgagCCTTTATTGTCCTTTCTTTCATACTTCTAGTAACCACTAGCTACTTTAAAAGTCTATAAAGTCCAATCAGATGAACAATTGATtgtttattctttaaaatatttaaagtttgtttaattcatattttaaaaactctattttaaattaaaaattttaaaaattataaaatttatttggattatttacttttaaaaacttttttaaaaattatttttaatattatactttttaaaatcaaaaaataaaatagataaattgtgtttttctttttttttaatttttttttatagtcaaaaactgttttaaaaatcgGAGTtgtcaaacatatattttcaaatttataaaaaaaaaacagttttttaaaatttatttataaaatagttttcaaaaattaaaaagtaaaatacaattaaataaacccttatttttttttttaataatttttactcAATCGTTTGTTTACAAAAGATAATTTGTTGAAAAAAGACTTTTTGAAAGTAAGTTGTTGTTTCTGTGTGAGTAGAGGCAGGTTGAAGAAAAATGTTAAGTCACTTGTTCTTTGAATGTATAAGGTTCATAGCAATATGGGGTACTCTTTTCAATTGGTGGGATATACAAAGTGTTCttccaaatattattttagatcaTGCAAATTATTTTGGTGACTTAGGTGTGGCATAAagttatgaaatattatttgttgCCATATGTTTTGTCATTAATTTGGAGAATACACAATTATGTTATTCTTCGtcgataaaatttaaatgttaatcaaactTTATGAAACTggctcaaatatataaataaatgattttatcGTTGTTTACTATGTTACGTGTCATCTTTTATCTTTTGAGTGATAGTATTTCTTTTTAGATATCACATCTTTTAGTGTCATTTCTcttctaaattttatatatattcttgTTTGGGACACATTTTGagaattgttttatttaatatatatcatttaactttttcaaaagaaaaataaggaaTTAATTGAGAAGGAATATAATAGTGAGGAAACCAAATAGACCGTGtatgcaaataataatatatattcaatctttttaaaaacactaaccaataaaaaaaagaaagagccAAATTCTACTGCCCATAAATTTATtacataaatgaatgaatatgaTGGTTGTTCATCTaggtggaaaaaaaaaagtagcaCAAAAGaataaatcaatgaaaaatcaAAGTAGACATGTACAAtgtaaaatcaattaaattgcATTAACTTTGGAGCAAATCTAAGTAATCTACCCAAAGCATGACGAGTAAATTTCCTAGCAAACAAATAACAAACATTAGTTGTCTTTCCATTGTACTCACAAGTACTTCCAAACCTTAACTTCTCCAAAAAATCAATAGTAA
This region of Cicer arietinum cultivar CDC Frontier isolate Library 1 chromosome 8, Cicar.CDCFrontier_v2.0, whole genome shotgun sequence genomic DNA includes:
- the LOC101493920 gene encoding protein SAR DEFICIENT 1; translated protein: MATKRLYDDSDQDPNNSNEKRMRLSLTSVIGKAFMVQNLPNTLAVLEPLIKRVVREEVDQAIKKCFSHSINRSPSLRIQAPIKDKQSTLQFKFNKRLSLPIFTNSRMLDINGNPINIILVDKSKNDQIVPTSLPYPIKLEIVVLDGDFALNEKEDWTIDEFNRHIVKERLGKRPLLAGELNLTMRDGIAQIGDIEFTDNSSWIRSRKFRVAIKLINHGSNQSVRIQEGITDAFVVKDHRGELYKKHHPPMLEDDVWRLKKIGKDGAFHKKMAAHGIKTVQDFLKLAVIDTHKLRKILGIGMSDKMWDVAIKHAMTCDMGSKIYIYRGPQFIIFLNPICKLIKADINGHEFSSKDLSPINKSYIDKLVREAYTRWHDLEEIDEVLNDNIALLTQGDQAVEQYPNNHPASIVTTYHQNDYYSDKSTDVASYVTSNNEKMGCYELSHKQAYTTTSFANGFPLCFSGSQSDGEITLPNSDPRDIGGVTRQL